The following proteins are co-located in the Paludibaculum fermentans genome:
- a CDS encoding Asd/ArgC dimerization domain-containing protein — protein MTKPKWLLLGGETLLGKEIRELVEEGKLPVTLSLASAHPDDIVLAPGEEDLLVMQPLDKNTIEDADVVLLAGTMEAHKRALALAHALPQRPAIVDAVCDFEDLPESVLRAPILEKEPVVAQEYSIHGLAHPAAIALARLMSLLHTQRPLRSSVVTILEPASERGKEGVDELHQQTLTLFNFQQMPRKLFDAQVSFNLLPRLGAEAQVSLEVAEHRIERHLASLLGPLAVPLPSMRVVQAPVFHGYCLNIWLEFESRPSVDEISGWLKDAGLDVRGADLEPGSNMGVAGQSGITVSDIVEDRGNARGIWLWLALDNMRTRAETALLTAGLLSRKEAR, from the coding sequence ATGACCAAGCCCAAGTGGCTTCTGCTGGGCGGCGAGACGCTGCTCGGCAAGGAGATTCGTGAACTCGTCGAGGAAGGCAAGCTCCCGGTGACTTTGAGCCTGGCCAGCGCCCACCCCGATGACATTGTGCTGGCGCCGGGCGAGGAAGATCTCCTCGTGATGCAGCCATTGGACAAGAATACGATCGAAGATGCGGACGTCGTGCTGCTGGCCGGCACGATGGAAGCGCACAAAAGGGCCCTGGCTCTCGCCCACGCGCTGCCGCAACGGCCCGCGATTGTCGACGCCGTGTGCGATTTCGAAGACCTGCCCGAGTCCGTCCTGCGGGCTCCTATTCTGGAAAAAGAACCGGTTGTGGCGCAGGAGTATTCGATCCACGGGTTGGCGCATCCGGCCGCCATTGCCCTGGCCCGGCTGATGTCGCTGCTGCATACGCAGCGCCCACTGCGGAGCTCCGTGGTGACCATCCTTGAACCCGCCAGCGAGCGTGGCAAGGAAGGCGTCGATGAACTGCACCAGCAGACCCTGACGCTATTCAACTTCCAGCAGATGCCGCGCAAGCTTTTCGATGCCCAGGTGAGCTTCAATCTTCTGCCCCGGTTGGGCGCTGAGGCGCAAGTGAGCCTGGAAGTGGCGGAGCACCGCATTGAGCGTCACCTGGCTTCCCTGTTGGGCCCGCTGGCCGTACCGCTGCCTTCGATGCGGGTGGTGCAGGCGCCGGTCTTTCACGGCTACTGCCTGAACATCTGGCTGGAGTTCGAATCGCGACCGAGTGTAGACGAGATTAGCGGCTGGTTGAAGGATGCTGGTTTGGATGTTCGCGGCGCCGATCTGGAGCCGGGCTCCAACATGGGCGTAGCCGGGCAGAGCGGCATCACTGTGAGCGACATCGTGGAAGATCGCGGCAATGCCCGTGGAATCTGGCTCTGGCTGGCGCTGGACAACATGCGGACGCGCGCTGAGACGGCTTTGCTCACGGCGGGTCTATTGTCCCGCAAGGAGGCTCGATGA
- the holA gene encoding DNA polymerase III subunit delta, which produces MTPDQFLRTLSKQEPEPVYLFVGPEGYRRAPCRKALLEKVLSEEDREEGYARHDLDELSINEVLDDARSMSLFARNRVIWVASAESALPRGRAAASEEEEGSGKSAVGPEALAAYCKDPTPGVVVVFDARKWDFDGEDKTKMDRLAKYYGAIRAVVEFAKFTPQDARAFVQSHAAERGLRLGSNEIDLLVEATAADASRLANEVEKLALFAEVNGGKVTAADIANMVPNAQETTVFNLVNALARRSRVEAMQLLDTLVREGEYLPLALTFLGGIFRLALAAREQGLRSSSEVQSFFQRQGTPMWRSRADQIHTASSKFTKEKLEEAIQLVFRADRDMKSSRVDDRIVMEDFVLRLTR; this is translated from the coding sequence ATGACGCCGGACCAGTTCCTACGCACATTGTCGAAGCAGGAGCCGGAGCCCGTCTATCTGTTCGTGGGTCCGGAAGGCTACCGGCGGGCGCCGTGCCGCAAGGCGCTGCTCGAAAAGGTGCTTAGCGAAGAGGATCGCGAAGAGGGTTATGCCCGTCACGATCTGGACGAGTTGTCGATCAATGAAGTCCTGGACGATGCCCGCTCGATGTCGCTGTTTGCGCGTAACCGGGTGATCTGGGTGGCGTCGGCGGAATCGGCACTGCCGCGCGGGCGGGCCGCGGCCAGCGAAGAAGAGGAAGGCTCCGGCAAGTCGGCCGTCGGGCCCGAAGCGCTCGCGGCCTATTGCAAGGATCCGACGCCCGGGGTCGTGGTGGTTTTCGACGCCCGCAAGTGGGACTTCGACGGCGAGGACAAGACGAAGATGGACCGTCTGGCGAAGTACTACGGAGCAATTCGCGCCGTGGTGGAGTTCGCCAAGTTCACGCCGCAGGACGCGCGCGCCTTCGTGCAGTCGCATGCGGCGGAACGCGGGCTGCGATTGGGTTCGAACGAGATCGACCTGCTGGTGGAAGCCACGGCGGCTGACGCGTCGCGCCTCGCGAACGAAGTGGAGAAGTTGGCCCTGTTCGCCGAGGTGAACGGCGGCAAGGTGACGGCAGCCGATATCGCCAACATGGTGCCCAATGCACAGGAGACCACGGTGTTCAACCTGGTCAATGCGTTAGCGCGCCGCAGCCGTGTGGAGGCGATGCAACTGCTGGACACGCTGGTGCGCGAAGGCGAGTATCTGCCGCTGGCCTTGACGTTCCTGGGCGGCATCTTCCGCCTGGCGCTGGCTGCGCGCGAACAGGGGCTGCGTTCCTCCAGCGAAGTCCAGAGTTTCTTCCAGCGGCAGGGCACTCCGATGTGGCGGTCGCGCGCGGATCAGATCCACACGGCCAGTTCCAAGTTCACGAAAGAGAAGCTGGAAGAGGCGATCCAACTGGTCTTCCGCGCCGATCGCGACATGAAGAGTTCGCGTGTCGACGACCGCATCGTGATGGAAGACTTCGTGCTTCGCCTCACGCGTTAG
- the pssA gene encoding CDP-diacylglycerol--serine O-phosphatidyltransferase, with protein sequence MTPRLSLRERLIDPNSPDRRPRRAAYALPTLFTAGNLFMGYLAILKAVEGALWAAAGNYGPNRAWETAAMVIGLSVFFDGLDGRIARLTNTTSDFGRELDSLADVISFGIAPAVLAFVWGFQFLDPYTPPEIRKYVMQAGYFILFMFVCCGSMRLARFNITVNPVPRNPGRPDRKYFVGLPIPAAAGMVAAVIYAVDSVPLRGWPIITAWAALMALLAFLMVSTWRYRSFKDFSLVSPRSPKSVIVLCMVIYLFWNFSKPALLVLATVYVTSGILVRLGGLIRRWFKPSPPPAQPEHQAS encoded by the coding sequence ATGACTCCGCGCTTGTCTCTTCGAGAAAGACTGATCGATCCCAATTCTCCGGACCGCCGGCCGCGGCGCGCGGCTTACGCGCTGCCAACTCTGTTTACGGCAGGGAACCTCTTTATGGGTTACCTGGCGATTCTGAAGGCTGTGGAAGGCGCACTCTGGGCCGCGGCGGGCAACTATGGCCCGAATCGCGCATGGGAGACGGCCGCCATGGTGATTGGACTTTCGGTGTTTTTTGATGGGTTGGACGGCCGCATCGCGCGGCTGACGAACACCACCAGCGATTTTGGCCGCGAGTTGGATTCGCTGGCCGACGTCATCAGCTTCGGCATTGCCCCGGCTGTCCTTGCGTTTGTGTGGGGGTTCCAGTTTCTCGATCCGTATACCCCGCCGGAGATCCGCAAGTATGTGATGCAGGCCGGCTACTTCATTCTGTTCATGTTCGTGTGCTGCGGCTCGATGCGGCTGGCGCGCTTCAACATCACGGTGAATCCGGTTCCGCGCAATCCCGGCCGTCCGGACCGTAAGTATTTCGTCGGCCTCCCCATCCCGGCCGCAGCCGGAATGGTGGCCGCGGTGATCTATGCTGTCGATTCGGTTCCTCTGCGCGGCTGGCCCATCATTACCGCCTGGGCCGCGTTGATGGCCCTGCTCGCGTTCCTCATGGTGAGTACCTGGCGCTATCGCAGCTTCAAGGACTTCAGCTTGGTGAGCCCGCGCAGTCCCAAGAGCGTCATCGTGCTCTGCATGGTGATCTATCTGTTCTGGAACTTCTCGAAACCCGCGCTGCTGGTATTGGCCACAGTTTACGTGACCAGCGGCATTCTGGTGCGGCTGGGCGGTCTGATCCGGCGCTGGTTCAAACCCTCGCCTCCGCCCGCGCAACCCGAACATCAGGCCAGTTAG
- a CDS encoding Gfo/Idh/MocA family protein, translating to MTIINRREFLGAAAAASNALAQEKKLKLGLIGCGWFGGVDSTAAIAAGGVEFIGLCDVDSAHLDEMSAAIEKQQGSKPKGFKHYKDLLAMDGLDGLLIATPPHWHALPFIAACERKLPIYCEKPLAYDIREGRAMVNAWKKAGNIVQIGFQRRQSEAYQSVKDYIASGAPGPIIQVDVNIHYTAQPLDNKPQDPPATLDWDLWCGPAPKLPYSPNIGHKSWRLEETTGNGHMVDWGIHLIDATRKMLAESMPKRITAVGGLYEYKGRITTPDTLTAHFEFDKCPVVWRHRLWGAVERDPEFYNGVTFYGEKETIFVTDGRWIVMPKGRNAERRVTEVKSANELSQRHVSEWVKAVRAGTQPSVSPEEAFRSTATVQLGMISYKTGRTLQWDMASGKLLNDPAANKLLARAYRAPYKHPGV from the coding sequence ATGACCATCATCAACCGCCGTGAGTTTCTGGGTGCGGCTGCCGCTGCGTCCAACGCGTTGGCGCAGGAGAAGAAGCTGAAGCTCGGCCTGATCGGCTGCGGCTGGTTCGGTGGAGTCGATTCCACCGCGGCCATTGCGGCCGGCGGAGTCGAGTTCATCGGCCTCTGCGACGTCGATTCCGCCCACCTCGACGAAATGAGCGCCGCCATCGAGAAGCAGCAGGGCTCCAAGCCGAAAGGCTTCAAGCACTATAAGGACTTGCTCGCCATGGACGGCCTGGACGGACTGCTCATCGCCACGCCTCCGCACTGGCATGCCCTGCCGTTCATCGCCGCCTGCGAACGGAAGCTGCCCATATATTGCGAGAAGCCCCTGGCCTACGACATCCGGGAGGGCCGCGCGATGGTCAACGCCTGGAAAAAGGCCGGCAACATCGTCCAGATCGGTTTCCAGCGCCGCCAGAGCGAGGCCTATCAGTCAGTCAAGGACTACATCGCCTCCGGAGCGCCCGGCCCCATCATCCAGGTGGACGTCAATATCCACTACACCGCCCAGCCGCTCGACAACAAGCCGCAGGATCCGCCGGCCACTCTCGATTGGGACCTCTGGTGCGGGCCCGCGCCCAAGCTGCCGTACTCCCCCAACATCGGCCACAAGTCCTGGCGCCTGGAGGAGACTACGGGCAACGGCCACATGGTTGACTGGGGCATCCACCTGATCGACGCCACGCGCAAAATGCTGGCGGAGTCCATGCCCAAGCGCATCACCGCGGTGGGCGGGCTCTACGAGTACAAGGGCCGCATCACCACGCCGGATACACTCACGGCCCACTTCGAGTTCGACAAATGCCCGGTGGTGTGGCGCCACCGCCTGTGGGGCGCGGTGGAACGCGATCCTGAATTCTACAACGGCGTGACCTTCTACGGCGAGAAAGAGACCATCTTCGTCACTGACGGCCGTTGGATCGTGATGCCCAAGGGCAGGAACGCCGAGCGGCGCGTGACCGAGGTCAAGTCCGCCAATGAACTCAGCCAGCGGCACGTCTCCGAATGGGTCAAGGCCGTACGCGCCGGCACGCAGCCCTCCGTCTCACCTGAGGAAGCCTTCCGCTCCACCGCCACGGTGCAGTTGGGCATGATTTCGTACAAGACGGGCCGCACCTTGCAGTGGGATATGGCGTCCGGGAAACTGCTGAACGATCCAGCGGCCAACAAGCTGCTGGCGCGCGCCTACCGGGCTCCGTACAAACACCCGGGCGTCTAA
- the lptE gene encoding LPS assembly lipoprotein LptE: MRPALLVLAAVLGLGGCGYHVGGHSDLLPATLQSIAIPAFGNTTTRYKLTEQLPGAIGREFLSRTRYRVIPTVDQADAVLTGAVVNFYTAPTIFDQKTGRAAGIQVSVIMNISLTERKTGKVIYKRDNMEVRQRYEVATDQLQYFDESAVALQRLSQEVARQVVSSVLEAF, translated from the coding sequence ATGAGGCCTGCGCTGCTGGTGTTGGCTGCCGTGTTGGGCCTGGGAGGCTGCGGGTATCACGTGGGCGGCCACAGCGATCTGCTGCCGGCCACGCTGCAGTCCATTGCGATTCCGGCGTTCGGCAATACCACTACGCGCTACAAACTCACTGAGCAGTTGCCGGGTGCGATCGGCCGGGAGTTCCTTTCCCGCACGCGCTATCGCGTGATTCCCACTGTGGATCAGGCCGATGCCGTGTTGACCGGCGCGGTCGTGAACTTCTACACGGCCCCGACCATTTTCGACCAGAAGACCGGACGCGCGGCCGGCATTCAGGTGTCGGTGATCATGAATATTTCGCTCACTGAACGCAAGACCGGCAAGGTGATTTACAAGCGCGACAACATGGAGGTCCGCCAGCGGTATGAAGTGGCGACCGACCAGTTGCAGTACTTCGACGAGAGCGCGGTGGCGTTGCAGCGCCTGAGCCAGGAAGTGGCGCGGCAGGTGGTGAGTAGTGTGCTGGAGGCTTTCTAG
- a CDS encoding Gfo/Idh/MocA family protein: protein MSEPAVLVAVAGAGAFGKNHLRVIRESHVELAGVYDLDPERAQAAAREFGCRAYDSLQDLAGHAQAAIVAVPTSAHCKVACQLLDSGLDVLVEKPIASSLEEAHQMIVTARQRGRILQVGHLERFNPAVAAARALVTVPLFFEIHRLSVFSPRSLDVDVVLDLMIHDLDILLAMTGTMPSEIRAAGIPVLSGKADIANVRLEFPSGCIANLTASRVSTERVRKMRFFQPRQYVSVDYAKQECFAIGVDDNRQVKLMPQLVTKQEPLKRQFASFLDCIVTRAKPDVDGEAATLALELARMIEAKIEEHGVVVARSLASTSIS from the coding sequence ATGAGCGAACCAGCAGTCCTTGTCGCCGTCGCCGGCGCAGGAGCGTTTGGAAAGAATCACTTGCGTGTCATTCGCGAGTCCCACGTGGAGCTGGCCGGAGTCTACGACCTCGATCCGGAGCGCGCCCAGGCCGCGGCCAGGGAGTTCGGCTGCCGCGCCTACGACTCCCTACAGGATCTGGCGGGTCATGCCCAGGCCGCCATTGTCGCCGTTCCCACCTCAGCCCACTGCAAGGTCGCCTGCCAGTTGCTCGACTCCGGACTCGACGTCCTGGTCGAGAAGCCCATCGCCTCTTCCCTGGAAGAGGCCCATCAGATGATCGTGACCGCCAGGCAGCGCGGACGTATCCTGCAAGTGGGTCACCTGGAACGGTTTAATCCTGCGGTCGCGGCCGCCAGGGCCCTGGTGACCGTGCCCCTGTTCTTCGAGATCCACCGCCTCAGCGTGTTTTCCCCGCGCAGCCTCGATGTCGACGTCGTTCTGGACTTGATGATCCACGATCTGGATATCCTGCTGGCCATGACCGGCACCATGCCCAGCGAAATCCGTGCCGCCGGCATCCCCGTCCTCTCCGGCAAGGCGGATATCGCCAACGTGCGCCTGGAGTTCCCCAGCGGCTGCATCGCCAACCTCACGGCCTCACGGGTCTCCACTGAGCGGGTCCGCAAGATGCGGTTCTTCCAGCCCAGGCAGTATGTGTCCGTAGACTATGCGAAACAGGAGTGTTTCGCCATAGGTGTCGACGACAACCGGCAGGTGAAGCTGATGCCGCAGTTGGTCACCAAGCAGGAGCCGCTCAAGCGTCAGTTTGCTTCCTTCCTCGACTGCATCGTGACCCGGGCCAAGCCGGACGTGGATGGCGAAGCCGCGACCCTGGCCCTGGAACTGGCTCGAATGATTGAGGCAAAGATCGAAGAACACGGCGTTGTAGTAGCCCGATCGCTCGCTTCCACGTCTATCTCATAA
- a CDS encoding LpxI family protein, with the protein MRYGLIAGSSRFPILALQTARQLGHEVVVIALKDNAPPEVEALADRCYWITIAELGKLIDILQKEKITQVIMAGQVRHTSLFSTLRPDWRLAKLLFSLPSRNTDALIGGVQKELEKEGITLADSTLLLKPLLAAEGQISRRKLTEDERKDIHYGRRVAGAVSGFDIGQSVAISERACVAVEAMEGTDAMLRRAASLVNGRPLRLVKASNRRKHLLFDVPVAGPGTILTMAETGTTALAVDAGRTLLLDKDEMLALAAQHDISIVGYPPEES; encoded by the coding sequence GTGAGATACGGTCTCATCGCCGGCTCCAGCCGCTTTCCCATCCTCGCCCTGCAAACGGCCCGCCAACTGGGACACGAGGTGGTGGTGATTGCCCTGAAGGACAACGCCCCTCCGGAAGTGGAAGCCCTGGCCGACCGCTGCTACTGGATCACCATCGCCGAACTCGGTAAGTTGATCGACATCCTCCAGAAGGAGAAGATCACTCAGGTCATTATGGCCGGGCAGGTGCGGCACACCTCTCTTTTCAGCACCTTGCGGCCCGACTGGCGGCTGGCCAAACTCCTGTTCTCCCTGCCTTCCCGGAATACCGATGCCCTGATCGGCGGCGTCCAGAAGGAGCTGGAGAAAGAGGGGATCACTCTGGCGGATTCCACCCTGCTGCTGAAACCGCTGCTGGCCGCCGAAGGCCAGATCTCCAGGCGGAAACTGACCGAAGACGAACGGAAAGACATCCACTACGGCCGTCGTGTCGCGGGCGCTGTCTCCGGCTTCGACATCGGCCAGAGCGTCGCCATCTCGGAACGCGCCTGCGTTGCCGTGGAGGCCATGGAAGGCACGGATGCCATGCTGCGCCGGGCGGCGTCGCTGGTGAATGGCCGCCCGCTGCGGCTGGTCAAGGCGTCCAACCGCCGCAAACATCTCCTGTTCGACGTGCCCGTGGCCGGGCCGGGCACCATTCTCACCATGGCCGAGACCGGAACCACCGCTCTCGCCGTGGACGCCGGCCGAACCCTGCTGCTGGACAAGGACGAGATGCTCGCCCTGGCCGCCCAGCACGACATCTCGATCGTCGGCTACCCGCCGGAGGAATCATGA
- the fabZ gene encoding 3-hydroxyacyl-ACP dehydratase FabZ, producing the protein MAVLENIDIRDVLPHRYPMLLVDRIVEFGEDYIVGIKNVTANEPFFLGHFPDFPVMPGVLIIEAMAQVGGTLVLKDLPDRKSKLVLFASIEEAKFRKPVLPGDTLRLELKTLKRKSTVVKMQGTATVDGQVVAEAIVMCKVIDRPGSAAAPQA; encoded by the coding sequence ATGGCAGTCCTAGAAAACATCGACATCCGCGACGTCCTGCCCCACCGCTACCCCATGTTGCTGGTGGACCGGATCGTCGAATTTGGTGAAGACTATATCGTCGGCATCAAAAACGTCACCGCCAACGAGCCGTTCTTCCTCGGTCATTTTCCGGACTTTCCGGTCATGCCCGGCGTGCTCATCATCGAAGCCATGGCCCAGGTAGGCGGCACGCTGGTCCTCAAGGATCTGCCCGACCGCAAGTCCAAGCTCGTCCTCTTCGCGTCCATTGAAGAGGCCAAGTTCCGCAAACCCGTGCTGCCCGGCGACACGCTGCGCCTGGAGTTGAAGACTCTGAAGCGCAAGTCCACTGTCGTCAAGATGCAGGGCACCGCGACCGTTGACGGCCAGGTGGTCGCCGAGGCGATCGTCATGTGTAAGGTAATCGACCGGCCCGGCAGCGCCGCAGCACCACAGGCGTAA
- a CDS encoding phosphatidylserine decarboxylase has product MVVTGIYYALFLTGAGALLGYFTKGWAGIPFYILAVFCLWFFRDPERQVPPGPVAVSPGDGKVVLIRRGPDSTRVSIFLNVFDVHVNRAPIAGKVIDVHYKAGKFLVASKEEASVDNEMNTITIDGSVGGQRTLVTFSQIAGLIARRIVCTKKPGDFVTAGERVGLIKFGSRVDVTFGPEWEIDVREGQRVAAGSSVLAHIGAGRNKP; this is encoded by the coding sequence ATGGTAGTCACCGGAATCTATTACGCATTATTTCTGACGGGGGCCGGAGCCCTGCTCGGCTACTTCACGAAGGGTTGGGCGGGCATCCCGTTCTATATTCTGGCCGTGTTCTGCCTATGGTTCTTCCGTGATCCTGAACGGCAGGTGCCGCCGGGTCCGGTGGCCGTCTCGCCGGGCGACGGCAAGGTGGTGCTGATCCGGCGCGGGCCCGACTCGACGCGCGTGAGCATCTTCCTGAATGTGTTCGACGTTCACGTGAACCGGGCGCCGATCGCCGGCAAAGTGATTGACGTTCACTACAAGGCGGGCAAGTTCCTGGTGGCGAGCAAAGAAGAAGCTTCCGTTGATAACGAGATGAACACCATCACGATCGACGGCAGCGTGGGCGGGCAGCGCACTCTGGTGACGTTTTCGCAGATTGCGGGGCTGATTGCCCGCCGCATTGTGTGCACGAAGAAGCCCGGCGATTTTGTGACCGCCGGTGAGCGCGTGGGTCTCATCAAGTTCGGCTCGCGCGTCGATGTGACATTTGGACCCGAATGGGAGATCGATGTGCGTGAAGGCCAGCGCGTCGCCGCCGGCTCCAGCGTGCTGGCTCACATCGGTGCCGGTAGGAACAAACCATGA
- the lpxA gene encoding acyl-ACP--UDP-N-acetylglucosamine O-acyltransferase — protein sequence MAIHPTAIIDPAARIHPDADIGPFCVIGAEVEIGARTRLMANLYIEGPTWIGEDNIFYPYGSVGVASQDLKYHGERTETRIGSRNKIREFVTIHRGTEGGGSLTTIGDDNLLMAYTHIAHDAQIGSHIILGNAVTLAGHVSIGDWAIVEAFSGVHQFCRIGRHSFTGGYSVVTQDVLPYSQTVTPRQSKVYGENKIGLQRRGFPADSIAGLHKAFRLLVSDKLNTSQALEQIQAEVAPCAEVDELTEFIRTAKRGFIK from the coding sequence ATGGCGATTCACCCGACCGCGATCATCGATCCCGCGGCTCGGATCCACCCGGACGCCGACATCGGCCCGTTCTGCGTGATCGGCGCCGAAGTCGAAATCGGAGCCCGCACCCGGCTCATGGCCAACCTCTATATAGAGGGACCAACCTGGATCGGGGAAGATAACATCTTCTATCCGTACGGCAGCGTCGGGGTCGCGTCCCAGGATCTGAAGTACCACGGCGAACGGACCGAGACCCGCATCGGCTCGCGCAACAAGATCCGCGAGTTCGTCACCATCCACCGCGGTACGGAAGGTGGCGGTTCACTGACCACCATCGGCGACGACAACCTGCTGATGGCCTACACGCACATCGCCCACGATGCCCAGATCGGCAGCCATATCATACTGGGCAATGCGGTTACGCTCGCCGGGCATGTGAGCATCGGCGACTGGGCCATCGTCGAGGCGTTCTCCGGTGTCCACCAGTTCTGCCGCATCGGTCGGCACTCGTTCACCGGCGGCTATAGCGTGGTCACCCAGGACGTCCTGCCCTATTCGCAGACGGTGACTCCGCGGCAGTCGAAAGTCTACGGCGAGAACAAGATCGGGCTGCAGCGGCGCGGCTTCCCGGCGGATTCCATCGCCGGGCTGCACAAGGCCTTCCGGTTGCTCGTCAGCGATAAGTTGAACACTTCGCAGGCGTTGGAACAGATCCAGGCGGAAGTCGCGCCCTGTGCCGAGGTGGACGAGTTGACTGAGTTCATCCGGACCGCCAAGCGTGGTTTCATCAAGTGA
- a CDS encoding M20 family metallopeptidase, with protein sequence MDSILPHALAQQPAIVNFLKDLVECESPSDDAAAVNRFVDLVAARVEGLARVKTFPGGRFGRNLLLTFDLPGPRKKKPGRILGVGHSDTVWPLGSLKSMPWREADGRLWGPGVLDMKSGLAFFLSAMKLLQALDLPVSRQVALWIVSDEEVGSEVSRPLTENLAKESSAVLVAEPGTGLAGKLKTARKGVGDYTVAVRGMASHAGVDFAAGASAIVELARQIEKIAGFTNLAKGLTVNPGVIAGGTRTNVIAAEARVEVDIRIAKMADYAGLDRKFRGLKPVDKRCSLEVTGGLNRPPMERTKGVAALYKAASELAGKYLGLKLEESATGGGSDGNFTAGLGVPTLDGIGGVGEGAHAANESILVDRIADRTALLALLVRHLGQ encoded by the coding sequence ATGGACTCAATCCTTCCTCACGCACTGGCGCAACAGCCCGCAATCGTCAATTTTCTCAAAGACTTGGTGGAGTGTGAGTCGCCCAGCGACGATGCCGCCGCCGTCAACCGATTTGTGGACCTAGTGGCGGCGCGAGTCGAGGGACTGGCCCGCGTCAAGACCTTTCCCGGCGGCCGGTTCGGCCGTAACCTATTGTTGACATTTGATTTGCCGGGGCCGAGGAAGAAGAAGCCGGGGCGTATCCTGGGGGTCGGTCACAGCGATACGGTGTGGCCGCTGGGCAGCTTAAAGTCGATGCCGTGGCGGGAAGCCGACGGCCGTTTGTGGGGGCCCGGGGTCTTGGATATGAAATCCGGACTGGCCTTCTTTCTTTCGGCCATGAAGCTGTTGCAGGCCCTGGACCTGCCGGTTTCCCGCCAAGTCGCGCTGTGGATCGTCTCCGATGAGGAGGTGGGCAGTGAAGTCTCCCGCCCCCTGACCGAGAACCTGGCGAAAGAGAGCTCCGCTGTATTGGTGGCGGAGCCGGGCACTGGACTGGCCGGTAAACTCAAGACGGCGCGCAAGGGCGTCGGCGACTATACGGTTGCAGTCCGCGGCATGGCGTCGCATGCCGGAGTCGATTTCGCCGCGGGCGCCAGCGCGATTGTGGAACTGGCCCGGCAGATCGAAAAGATAGCCGGATTCACGAACCTGGCCAAAGGGCTGACGGTGAACCCGGGCGTGATCGCCGGTGGCACGCGGACGAACGTCATTGCCGCGGAGGCGCGGGTCGAGGTGGACATACGCATCGCGAAGATGGCGGATTATGCCGGGCTGGACCGCAAGTTCCGTGGCTTGAAACCGGTCGACAAGCGCTGCAGCCTGGAGGTCACCGGCGGGTTGAACCGTCCGCCCATGGAGCGGACGAAGGGCGTGGCGGCGCTGTACAAGGCAGCCTCCGAGCTGGCCGGCAAGTATTTAGGCCTGAAGCTGGAAGAGTCAGCCACGGGCGGCGGATCTGACGGCAACTTTACGGCCGGGTTGGGCGTCCCTACCCTCGATGGCATCGGCGGGGTTGGGGAAGGAGCGCATGCGGCGAACGAGAGCATCCTGGTGGACCGGATTGCCGATCGAACAGCACTGCTCGCCCTTCTCGTCCGGCATTTGGGACAATAA